The Deinococcus metallilatus genome segment CCGCCGCCCGCTCACCGCCCGGAAGGTCCTGCACATTCTCGGTGGCCTGCTGCTGGTGGTGCTGACGGTGGTGTACCTCCTGCCGCTGGTGTTTATGGTCAGCACGTCGCTGAAAACGCCGCTGGAACAGAGCATGAACCCCCTCGCGTTCCCTGCCCGGCCTCACCTGGACAACTACCGGAACGCCTTCACCCAGATGGGCTACCTGCCGTCCCTGCTGAGCACCTTGATCGTGACGCTCGGCTCCAGCCTGCTGATCGTGGTCAGCGCCAGCCTGGCCGCCTATCCCCTGGCCCGCGTGAAGAACCGGCTGACCGCCGTGTCCAGTCAGCTCTTTATGGTCGGCCTGATCATGCCGTTCTTCATGATCATGATCCCGCTGTACAGCGTCATGAAGAACCTGCACCTGATCAACACCTACTGGGGCGTGATGGTGCTGTACACGGCGCTCAACCTGCCCTTTGCCGTCTTCTTCTACACCAGTTTCATCGCGAGTCTCCCGGCAGAGCTGGAGGAATCGGCGTATATCGACGGCTGCAACCCCCTGCAGAGCTTCCGGTACATCGTCTTCCCGCTGCTGCGCCCGGTGACGGCCACGATCAGCATGTTCATCAGCCTGGGCATCTGGAACGACTTCCTGCTGCCCCTGCTGTTCCTCTACAAGCCGGAGTTCCGCACCATGATGGTCAGCGTGTACTCCTTCGTCGGCCAGTACGGCTTCGAGCCGACCACGCTGTTCGCCGCTGCGGGCCTCGCCGTGCTGCCCCTGCTGATCGTCTTCTTCGTCATGCAGCGCTCCATCATCCAGGGCATCACGGCGGGCGCCATCAAGGGGTAAGCCACCACCACGGTCTGCCTTCCCGCGCCCGCTTCCTCGCGCCGGTTTTCCTGACCCACTGATACAGCCGGGCAGGCCAGGAAAACCGGCCGAATGCTCCAGGAAGTTCCTCTTGCCCTTCAACCAGGACACGTATGACTGATACCTCCACTTCTCCCCGTTCGTTTGCCCTGCCCCCCGAGCAGGTCCAATGGTTCACCGAGGCCCGCTTCGGCATCTTCATCCACTGGGGCGTGTACGCCGTCGCCGGGCGGCACGAGTGGCTCAAGACCCGTGAGCGGCTCACCACGGAGCAGTACCAGGCTTACCTCGACCACTTCGAGGCTGACCGCTATGACCCGGCCCAGTGGGCGCGTGCGGCACGGCAGGCCGGGGCCCGCTACATGGTGGTGACTAGCAAGCACCACGACGGCTTCTGCCTATGGGGCAGCCAGTTGACGGACTACACGGCCATGCAGACTCCCGCCGGGCGCGACCTGCTGCGGCCCCTGCTGGACGCCTTCCGGAATGAGGGCCTCCGAGTGGGCCTGTACCACTCCCTGATCGACTGGCACCACCCCGAGTTCCCGGTGGACAGCCTCCACCCGCAGCGGGACGACGAGGCCTTCCGCCTGGCAGAGCAGGGCCGCGACATCCGCAAGTACGCCGCCTATCTGCACGGCCAGGTCAGGGAACTTCTCAGTGAGTACGGCAAGATCGACATCCTCTGGTTCGATTTCAGCTATCCGAAGTGGAACCACGGCTATGCGTGGAGCCAGGGGAAAGGCCGCGAGGACTGGCAGGCCGAGGCACTCCTCGCGGCCGCCCGCGAACTGCAACCCCACATCCTGATGAATAACCGTGCCGATCTTCCCGCCGACTTTGTCACCCCGGAGCAGCAGCAACCGATGACGCGCCTGATGGAGGGCGACCGGCCGGTGATCTGGGAAAGCTGCGTGACCATGGGCACGAGCGGGAGCTGGACGTACTCGCCGGACGAGCAGTACCTCAGCAGTGAGGACCTCGTGAAGCTGCTGATTGACGTGGTCAGCAAGGGTGGGAACCTGCTGCTGAATGTCGCCCCCGATGCCCGGGGGCAGCTCCCCGAACCCGTACTGGACCGCCTGGTGGGGATTGGCCGCTGGATGGACCTGCATGGCGCCAGCATCTACGGGTCCGGCCCAGCGGACCTGCCCGCCGCCACCGACTGCCGCTACACCAGCAAACCTGGCCGCCTGTACGTCCACATCCTGAGCTGGCCGCTGGGCTTCCTGCACCTGCCGGGTCTGGCTGGAAAAGTGCAGTTCGCCCGGTTCCTGCATGACCACTCACAGGTGCTCTACCAGGAGATCGACGCCAGCCGGACCGACGACCCGGAGCACGTGGATAACGTGGTGCCCAGTGTCCTGCCGGGCACCCTGTCGCTGAAACTTCCCAGACGCCGCCCCGACGTTCTGGTCCCCGTCGTGGAGCTGTTCCTCCATGATTGATCCTGCCTCTGCGGTGAAGGGCGGGTGGGCGGGAGCGGGGCTGAGCGGCGGCCCAGTGGTGCTCGACGTGGGGGCCACCACGACACGGGTGACCATCCCCCGCGAAGACGGCCTCCAGCCCCCCCGGTACAGCCGAACCCCCGCCCTTCAGGGACCGGAAGCGGTGACGCGCCACCTGGCCACCGAGATCCTGTCCCTGAATCCCCGGCCCAGCCGGGTGGGTGTGGCCATCTTCGGATTCGTCGAGGATGGCCATGTCACCGCCCTGGATACCAGCATCGCGCCGGGCTGGCAGCAGTTCCCCTTGCAATGCCGCCTGGAAGAGGCGCTGCGCTGCCCGGTTCAGGTGGTGAACGATGCCCACGCGGCGGCCCTCGGCGAGTACCAGGCCCTGGGCGTGACCGAGAATTTCCTCTATGTGACCGTCAGCACCGGCATCGGGGG includes the following:
- a CDS encoding carbohydrate ABC transporter permease, which gives rise to MSAPALPARRPLTARKVLHILGGLLLVVLTVVYLLPLVFMVSTSLKTPLEQSMNPLAFPARPHLDNYRNAFTQMGYLPSLLSTLIVTLGSSLLIVVSASLAAYPLARVKNRLTAVSSQLFMVGLIMPFFMIMIPLYSVMKNLHLINTYWGVMVLYTALNLPFAVFFYTSFIASLPAELEESAYIDGCNPLQSFRYIVFPLLRPVTATISMFISLGIWNDFLLPLLFLYKPEFRTMMVSVYSFVGQYGFEPTTLFAAAGLAVLPLLIVFFVMQRSIIQGITAGAIKG
- a CDS encoding alpha-L-fucosidase, encoding MTDTSTSPRSFALPPEQVQWFTEARFGIFIHWGVYAVAGRHEWLKTRERLTTEQYQAYLDHFEADRYDPAQWARAARQAGARYMVVTSKHHDGFCLWGSQLTDYTAMQTPAGRDLLRPLLDAFRNEGLRVGLYHSLIDWHHPEFPVDSLHPQRDDEAFRLAEQGRDIRKYAAYLHGQVRELLSEYGKIDILWFDFSYPKWNHGYAWSQGKGREDWQAEALLAAARELQPHILMNNRADLPADFVTPEQQQPMTRLMEGDRPVIWESCVTMGTSGSWTYSPDEQYLSSEDLVKLLIDVVSKGGNLLLNVAPDARGQLPEPVLDRLVGIGRWMDLHGASIYGSGPADLPAATDCRYTSKPGRLYVHILSWPLGFLHLPGLAGKVQFARFLHDHSQVLYQEIDASRTDDPEHVDNVVPSVLPGTLSLKLPRRRPDVLVPVVELFLHD